One genomic region from Arthrobacter pigmenti encodes:
- a CDS encoding TPM domain-containing protein — protein sequence MKSSTTRISSAAGLGALLMMSPLAVPAAYAVDPVDFNSDTVIDQADVLDDSEQQQVEQAIAELESQHGYTLHVAYVDSFTNPSDGEAWAQQAAVTSDLGPRDAIMVVGFEQEQAGLIGSGSTPIGERDEEIYGSVIAPEIQAGNWDGAAIAATTGIAEVLDGGTVGSAGNTNDDGGGVGAILFIGALLVLAGMGGYFYLRSKTRKQNNNQQLQQRPAEMDFGPGRDANGEVLDPLASVSVEDLRKRAGSLLIAADDAIKSSEQELGFAQAQYGDDSVKPFAEDIAAAKAHMSESFKLQQQLDDHIPDTEEDQRKWLGDIIRRCESVNASLQEHKTDFDALRKLERNAPQALRDAQNAASDVSARVAAAEAALRQLQDRYAPSATAQVEDNVDQARDRLQFVDNAASKAQEHLSEGNTSAAVVAVRATEEGVHQTKVLLEAIDRRAAELSDAEREMEQAVSDTAQDLAQAQAMVSAGSNPELAGPAAGTAAALDGVKREIASGKIDPVALLQRVESAHNQLDAALGGVRDQADQTRRARESLQHTIMAAQSRISGTADYIRARRGGVGSEARTRLAEAERNLDYALQIQTDDPVTALSHAQQALALAEQAGQIAQQDVEGFGGRMGGFGGGGMFGGGGNGMGGALLGGILIGSILNGGGHGGGFFGGGGGDFGGGGGDGGMFGGGGFGGFDAGGGGFGDFGGGFGDF from the coding sequence ATGAAGTCGAGCACCACACGTATCTCATCCGCTGCGGGTCTCGGGGCCCTTCTCATGATGAGTCCGCTGGCGGTGCCGGCTGCGTATGCAGTCGATCCCGTGGACTTCAACTCCGACACCGTCATTGATCAGGCAGACGTCCTCGACGACAGCGAGCAGCAGCAGGTTGAGCAGGCCATCGCCGAGTTGGAGAGCCAGCACGGCTACACGCTGCACGTCGCGTATGTGGACTCATTCACAAATCCTTCCGACGGTGAAGCGTGGGCGCAGCAGGCCGCCGTGACCAGCGACTTAGGGCCACGCGACGCGATCATGGTAGTCGGATTCGAGCAGGAGCAGGCAGGGCTGATCGGGTCCGGTTCAACGCCCATAGGCGAACGTGACGAAGAGATTTATGGGTCGGTGATCGCCCCCGAGATTCAGGCGGGTAACTGGGACGGCGCGGCCATCGCCGCAACCACCGGAATTGCAGAAGTGCTCGACGGCGGTACCGTCGGATCAGCGGGCAACACGAACGACGACGGAGGCGGAGTGGGCGCTATTCTCTTCATAGGTGCATTACTGGTACTCGCCGGAATGGGCGGTTACTTCTACCTCCGTTCCAAGACCCGGAAGCAGAACAACAACCAGCAACTGCAACAGCGGCCCGCCGAGATGGACTTCGGTCCCGGGCGTGATGCCAACGGAGAGGTACTCGACCCCCTCGCATCCGTTAGTGTCGAGGACCTGCGAAAGCGGGCAGGAAGCCTTTTGATCGCTGCCGACGACGCCATCAAGTCCAGCGAACAGGAACTCGGATTCGCCCAGGCCCAGTACGGCGACGATTCGGTGAAACCCTTCGCCGAAGACATCGCAGCCGCAAAAGCCCACATGAGCGAATCCTTCAAGCTCCAGCAGCAACTCGACGACCACATCCCCGACACCGAAGAGGATCAACGCAAGTGGCTCGGCGACATCATTCGCCGATGCGAGTCAGTGAATGCAAGCCTCCAGGAACACAAGACCGATTTCGATGCCCTCCGTAAACTCGAACGCAATGCCCCGCAAGCTCTCCGAGACGCCCAGAACGCGGCCAGCGACGTCAGTGCGCGCGTAGCGGCCGCCGAGGCCGCGCTGAGGCAACTGCAGGACCGCTACGCTCCTTCAGCAACCGCCCAGGTGGAGGACAACGTCGACCAGGCTCGTGACCGGCTGCAGTTCGTCGACAACGCAGCGTCCAAGGCCCAGGAGCACCTCTCTGAAGGCAACACCAGCGCCGCCGTCGTCGCCGTCCGGGCTACGGAGGAAGGCGTGCATCAGACAAAGGTCCTGCTGGAAGCGATCGATCGCCGCGCCGCGGAGCTCTCCGATGCCGAGCGCGAAATGGAACAGGCGGTCTCCGATACCGCGCAGGATCTCGCCCAGGCCCAGGCAATGGTTTCCGCAGGATCCAACCCGGAGCTTGCAGGACCGGCGGCAGGAACCGCCGCTGCACTCGATGGCGTGAAACGGGAGATCGCGTCCGGAAAGATCGACCCAGTTGCTCTACTGCAGCGAGTCGAGTCCGCACACAATCAGCTCGACGCGGCGCTGGGCGGCGTACGGGACCAGGCTGACCAGACCCGTCGTGCACGCGAAAGCCTGCAGCACACCATCATGGCGGCCCAATCACGGATTTCAGGAACCGCTGACTACATCCGTGCCCGCCGCGGCGGCGTGGGCAGTGAGGCAAGGACCCGGCTGGCCGAAGCGGAACGAAACCTCGACTACGCACTCCAGATCCAAACCGATGATCCCGTCACTGCGCTCTCCCACGCGCAACAGGCACTTGCACTCGCCGAACAGGCCGGCCAAATTGCTCAGCAGGACGTGGAGGGATTTGGGGGCCGCATGGGCGGCTTCGGTGGCGGCGGCATGTTCGGCGGCGGAGGAAACGGGATGGGCGGGGCGCTGCTCGGAGGCATCCTGATCGGGTCCATCCTCAACGGTGGAGGCCACGGCGGCGGATTCTTCGGCGGAGGCGGAGGGGACTTCGGCGGAGGCGGCGGCGACGGCGGGATGTTCGGCGGCGGCGGATTCGGCGGATTCGACGCCGGCGGCGGAGGCTTCGGCGACTTCGGCGGTGGTTTCGGTGATTTCTAG
- a CDS encoding PspA/IM30 family protein, giving the protein MVKQSIFGRMATLAKANINALLDQAEDPQKMLDQMVRDYANSIAEAESAVAQTIGNLRMLQEDYNEDRENSQNWGNKALAASKKADEYRASGDTADAEKFDNLAKVAIQRQITAENEAKGAEPTIASQTEIVEKLKTGLNQMKGKLNELTSKRDELIARSRTAAAQQQVHDAMKSIDFMDPTSEVGRFEEKIRREEARVLGQSELANSSLDAQFESLEDLGEQTEIEARLAALKSGSSGSSTPTAIEQGEETPKY; this is encoded by the coding sequence ATGGTAAAGCAATCAATTTTCGGACGTATGGCAACTCTTGCGAAGGCGAACATCAACGCCCTTCTGGATCAGGCGGAGGACCCGCAAAAGATGCTGGACCAAATGGTGCGCGATTACGCAAACAGCATCGCCGAAGCGGAAAGCGCGGTGGCCCAGACCATCGGGAACCTGCGCATGCTCCAGGAGGATTACAACGAGGATCGCGAGAACTCGCAGAACTGGGGCAACAAAGCGCTCGCGGCGTCCAAGAAGGCGGACGAGTACCGTGCTTCCGGAGATACCGCTGACGCAGAGAAGTTCGACAACCTGGCCAAGGTAGCCATCCAGCGACAGATCACCGCTGAGAATGAGGCAAAGGGCGCCGAACCGACCATCGCGTCGCAGACGGAGATCGTCGAGAAGCTCAAGACTGGCCTGAACCAGATGAAGGGCAAGCTCAACGAGCTCACCAGCAAGCGCGATGAGCTCATCGCCCGATCCCGCACCGCCGCCGCGCAGCAGCAGGTACATGACGCCATGAAGAGCATCGACTTCATGGATCCCACCAGCGAAGTTGGCCGCTTCGAGGAGAAGATCAGGCGCGAGGAGGCCCGCGTGCTCGGCCAGTCCGAGCTGGCGAATTCAAGCCTCGACGCTCAGTTCGAGAGCCTCGAGGATCTCGGGGAGCAGACCGAGATCGAAGCTCGCCTTGCAGCGCTGAAGTCAGGCAGTTCCGGCAGCAGTACACCCACCGCGATCGAACAAGGCGAGGAAACACCCAAGTACTAA
- a CDS encoding cryptochrome/photolyase family protein translates to MALTMVWLRDDLRVADNPALLAAAERGDVVVCYLLDEESEGLRPLGGASRWWLHHSLSSLGDSLEALGIPLVLRAGRSEDVIEQLVQESGADAVFWNRRYGYAERTIDAGIKASLTEAGVEVHSFQANLLHEPWTIVTGSGQPYRVFTPFWNACRSASEPRPPLPAPHILGGPQLTSESFKEWGFLPTKPDWAGGLREAWTPGEPTGQRLLAEFLDGTISGYADARELPNVEGTSRLSPHLRFGEVSPFQVWHSAEHSRNPAISRDVTVFGNEIGWREFCWQLQYHNPNLATENYRPQFNAFPWHEPAPEELDAWRYGRTGYPLIDAGMRQLWHTGWMHNRVRMAVASFLVKNMMVDWRIGEQWFWDTLVDADPANNAANWQWVAGSGADAAPYFRIFNPVTQSKKFDADGGYLRRWVPELRAAENVHEPWKGDADGYPARLVDLKESRAQALTAYRELRSR, encoded by the coding sequence ATGGCGTTGACTATGGTGTGGCTCCGGGATGACCTACGTGTTGCAGACAATCCGGCGCTGCTCGCGGCCGCGGAGCGCGGAGACGTTGTGGTCTGCTATCTCCTGGATGAAGAGAGCGAAGGACTGAGACCCCTCGGTGGAGCGTCCCGCTGGTGGCTGCATCATTCACTTTCCTCGTTGGGCGATTCACTCGAAGCCCTCGGTATTCCACTCGTGTTACGTGCGGGCAGGTCCGAAGACGTCATCGAGCAACTTGTTCAGGAGTCAGGCGCAGATGCCGTTTTCTGGAACCGCCGTTATGGCTACGCCGAGCGCACCATTGACGCAGGGATCAAAGCGTCCTTGACCGAAGCAGGAGTGGAAGTCCACAGCTTCCAGGCGAATCTGCTCCACGAGCCCTGGACGATCGTTACGGGTAGCGGCCAGCCCTACAGGGTTTTCACGCCCTTCTGGAACGCCTGCAGGAGCGCTTCCGAGCCGCGACCACCACTTCCCGCACCACACATTCTAGGAGGTCCGCAGCTCACATCTGAAAGCTTTAAAGAGTGGGGCTTCTTGCCCACGAAACCGGACTGGGCCGGTGGGCTACGTGAAGCGTGGACTCCCGGGGAACCTACCGGTCAACGACTCCTTGCTGAATTCCTCGACGGCACCATCAGCGGTTACGCCGACGCCCGCGAGCTGCCGAACGTCGAAGGAACCAGCCGGTTGTCCCCACATCTGAGATTCGGTGAAGTCAGCCCGTTTCAGGTGTGGCACTCAGCCGAGCACAGCCGAAATCCGGCCATTTCCCGCGATGTCACAGTGTTCGGCAACGAGATAGGCTGGCGCGAATTCTGCTGGCAATTGCAGTACCACAATCCAAATCTGGCGACCGAGAACTACCGGCCACAGTTCAACGCCTTCCCGTGGCATGAACCCGCCCCTGAGGAATTGGACGCCTGGCGTTACGGTCGGACGGGGTATCCCCTGATTGACGCCGGCATGCGTCAGCTCTGGCACACCGGCTGGATGCATAACCGGGTGCGCATGGCGGTTGCGTCTTTCCTCGTCAAGAACATGATGGTGGACTGGCGAATCGGTGAACAATGGTTCTGGGACACCCTCGTTGACGCCGATCCGGCAAATAACGCCGCCAATTGGCAATGGGTAGCCGGCTCGGGCGCAGACGCCGCACCGTACTTCCGCATCTTCAACCCGGTTACCCAGAGCAAGAAGTTCGACGCCGACGGCGGTTACCTCCGCAGGTGGGTACCTGAGCTACGCGCCGCCGAGAACGTGCACGAGCCCTGGAAGGGCGACGCGGACGGCTACCCCGCTCGCCTGGTCGACCTGAAGGAGTCCCGTGCACAGGCCCTCACGGCTTACCGTGAGCTGCGTTCCCGTTAG
- a CDS encoding DUF6328 family protein has product MIEQGAVGGDDERGETALQRVDRNWLELLQELRVLQTGIQILTGFLLTLPFQSRFSELDSFQLTTYLILVVLSALITALLLGTVVMHRTFFRLRIKAVLVRNADRILRVTLVLVAFVLIGITGLIFDIVLNRTAGTLTAIGLAVLIAGLWVALPEFLKRRSVNGANGNAAHGKP; this is encoded by the coding sequence ATGATTGAACAGGGTGCCGTCGGCGGCGATGATGAGCGTGGTGAAACCGCATTGCAGAGGGTGGACCGCAACTGGCTGGAACTCCTTCAGGAGCTGCGCGTTCTCCAGACCGGCATCCAGATCCTGACCGGTTTCCTTCTTACCCTCCCGTTTCAGTCACGGTTCAGTGAACTCGATTCGTTCCAGTTGACCACCTATCTCATACTGGTTGTCCTCTCCGCGCTCATTACGGCTCTTCTGCTGGGCACGGTGGTCATGCACCGCACCTTCTTCCGGCTTCGTATCAAAGCGGTTCTGGTACGCAACGCGGACCGCATCCTTCGGGTCACTCTGGTACTTGTGGCATTCGTGCTGATCGGGATCACCGGGCTCATTTTCGACATTGTGCTGAACCGGACTGCAGGCACACTGACGGCTATCGGTTTGGCTGTTCTCATTGCAGGACTGTGGGTGGCGCTTCCCGAGTTCCTGAAGCGCCGTTCCGTGAACGGGGCTAACGGGAACGCAGCTCACGGTAAGCCGTGA
- a CDS encoding UPF0182 family protein yields the protein MVPTLIVLGLLVVAFVYFSQVYADVLWYNQLGFLEVFVTENLSRIGLFVAAFLIMGASVYFSLRIAYRSRPIYAPDSNVQDNLNRYQAQLEPIRKLLMIGIPIVLGAFAGTAASSQWETMLLFFNAEPFGEVDPEFGLDIGFYVFTLPFLGFLLGFLISIVVISGIAAILTHYLYGGIRLEEKGLFTSRAARTQIAVLAALFLILQGVNYWLDRYATVTSSDGNWTGALYTDVNAVIPTKAILAAAAVIVAVLFIVSAVIGRWRLPVIGTAMLVITAILAGGVYPWIIQRVQVEPNEFAREEQYIESNITMTRAAYGLDDVQVNNYPVEEVPQEGALNADGETTANIRLLDPNLVSDAFSQLQQFRQYYQFPEILNVDRYEIDGEVEDTVIAVRELNTAGVPDGWVNEHVFYTHGYGVVAAAGSTVQPDGRPEFIQSGIPTTGVLGDESTYEPRIYFGDESPEYSIVGAPEGAAPQEIDRPETEGATQEARSTFQGDGGPRIGNFFNRLVYALKFQSTDLLLSDQVNSESQILYDRDPVDRVEKIAPYLTLDSNSYPAIVDGRVKWIIEGYTTTTEYPYSTQQELQSATVDSLTAEGVATALPAEQVNYIRNAVKATVDAYDGSVDLYAWDDQDPILKAWQKVYPTSLKPYSEMSADLMAHVRYPEDLFKVQRELLARYHVTETLPFFNNSEAWTVPVDPTLEEEEQEVKQPPFYLSLQMPEQESASFSLTTPFIPFVPEGQQARNILYGFLAADGDAGTGEDGVKAETYGTLRLLDTSGEDSAVGPGQAANLFNSDTNVSQELNLLRQGASEVISGNLLTLPIGGGIAYVQPVFVQSSGDSSFPVLRRVLVSFGEQVGFAPTLAEALDQVFQGDSGAETGDSENVGETPDDPAAPPAGEEPTGEPTEEPTGEPTPPADPGTGDPAADLRAALEDANAAIQEGQAALAEGDFAAYGEAQERLDQALQRALDAETRLSEAGGEPTE from the coding sequence TTGGTCCCCACCCTGATCGTGCTCGGTCTGCTCGTCGTTGCATTCGTGTATTTCTCCCAGGTGTATGCAGACGTGCTCTGGTACAACCAGTTGGGGTTCCTCGAGGTTTTCGTGACGGAGAACCTCTCACGGATCGGCTTGTTTGTCGCGGCCTTCCTGATCATGGGAGCGAGCGTCTACTTCAGTCTGCGGATTGCGTACCGCTCCCGGCCCATTTATGCGCCGGACAGCAACGTCCAGGACAACCTGAACCGCTACCAGGCCCAGCTCGAGCCGATCCGCAAGCTCCTGATGATCGGCATCCCGATTGTTCTCGGCGCATTCGCCGGGACCGCTGCTTCTTCGCAGTGGGAAACCATGCTCCTCTTCTTCAACGCGGAGCCGTTCGGAGAAGTGGACCCCGAGTTCGGACTGGACATCGGCTTCTATGTCTTCACCTTGCCGTTCCTCGGCTTCCTTCTTGGATTCCTCATCAGCATCGTGGTGATCAGCGGTATTGCCGCCATCCTCACGCACTACTTGTACGGCGGTATCCGACTCGAGGAGAAGGGGCTGTTCACCAGTCGTGCGGCGCGGACACAGATTGCGGTCCTCGCAGCACTGTTCCTGATCCTGCAGGGAGTGAACTACTGGCTCGATCGGTACGCCACTGTCACCAGCAGCGATGGCAATTGGACAGGAGCCCTCTATACCGATGTGAACGCGGTGATTCCAACGAAGGCGATCCTTGCTGCGGCCGCCGTCATCGTCGCCGTACTGTTTATCGTCTCCGCCGTGATCGGCCGCTGGCGGCTCCCGGTCATCGGGACCGCAATGCTGGTCATCACTGCCATCCTTGCCGGCGGCGTGTACCCGTGGATAATCCAGCGGGTCCAGGTGGAGCCCAACGAGTTCGCTCGTGAGGAGCAGTACATCGAGAGCAACATTACGATGACCCGCGCCGCCTACGGTCTCGACGATGTTCAGGTCAATAATTACCCCGTCGAAGAAGTTCCCCAGGAAGGCGCGTTGAACGCGGACGGCGAGACCACTGCGAACATTCGGCTGCTCGACCCGAACCTGGTGAGCGACGCATTCAGCCAGTTGCAGCAGTTCCGCCAGTATTACCAGTTTCCGGAGATCCTCAACGTAGACCGCTACGAGATCGATGGGGAGGTGGAGGACACCGTCATTGCCGTCCGTGAACTCAACACGGCGGGTGTGCCCGACGGCTGGGTCAACGAGCACGTGTTCTACACGCACGGCTACGGCGTAGTTGCCGCAGCTGGGTCCACGGTGCAGCCGGATGGACGGCCTGAATTCATCCAATCTGGTATCCCAACCACGGGTGTCCTGGGCGACGAGAGTACCTACGAGCCGCGAATCTACTTCGGGGATGAGTCCCCCGAGTACTCGATCGTGGGTGCTCCGGAAGGTGCAGCGCCGCAGGAGATCGACCGGCCGGAGACCGAAGGTGCCACCCAAGAGGCACGCAGTACCTTCCAGGGGGATGGCGGGCCGCGGATCGGCAACTTCTTCAATCGACTGGTGTATGCACTGAAGTTCCAGTCCACGGACCTGTTGCTATCAGACCAGGTGAACTCGGAATCGCAGATCCTTTACGACCGTGACCCCGTTGATCGTGTCGAGAAGATCGCTCCGTATCTGACACTCGACAGCAATAGCTATCCAGCCATCGTTGATGGACGAGTGAAGTGGATCATTGAGGGTTACACCACCACCACTGAGTACCCATATTCGACGCAGCAGGAGCTTCAATCCGCGACCGTCGATTCGCTGACTGCAGAGGGCGTTGCCACCGCACTGCCCGCTGAGCAGGTCAACTACATCCGCAATGCCGTCAAGGCCACAGTCGACGCCTACGACGGGTCGGTGGATCTTTACGCCTGGGACGATCAGGACCCCATCCTCAAGGCGTGGCAGAAGGTCTACCCCACGTCCCTGAAGCCGTACAGCGAAATGTCGGCCGATTTGATGGCGCACGTGCGTTACCCGGAGGATCTCTTCAAGGTCCAGCGCGAGTTGCTGGCCCGGTATCACGTGACCGAAACCTTGCCATTCTTCAACAACAGCGAGGCGTGGACAGTCCCGGTTGATCCAACGCTTGAGGAGGAGGAGCAGGAGGTCAAGCAGCCCCCGTTCTACCTCTCGCTCCAGATGCCCGAGCAGGAATCGGCAAGCTTCTCGCTGACCACGCCATTCATTCCCTTTGTCCCCGAGGGGCAGCAGGCACGGAACATCCTGTACGGCTTTTTGGCTGCCGATGGAGATGCCGGGACCGGTGAGGACGGTGTGAAGGCCGAGACGTACGGCACCTTGCGGTTGCTCGATACCTCCGGTGAGGACTCCGCCGTCGGTCCGGGCCAGGCAGCAAACCTCTTCAACTCCGATACCAACGTCTCGCAGGAGCTGAACCTGCTGCGTCAGGGCGCCTCCGAGGTGATCAGCGGTAACCTGCTGACTCTCCCCATCGGTGGCGGCATCGCTTATGTGCAGCCGGTATTTGTCCAGTCCTCGGGTGACTCGTCTTTCCCTGTCCTTCGTCGCGTACTCGTGAGCTTCGGTGAACAGGTTGGCTTCGCGCCCACCCTCGCTGAGGCGTTGGATCAGGTGTTCCAGGGCGATTCGGGTGCCGAGACCGGCGATAGCGAGAACGTCGGCGAAACTCCGGATGATCCGGCGGCGCCCCCTGCCGGAGAGGAACCCACAGGGGAACCGACTGAGGAACCCACGGGTGAGCCTACGCCTCCTGCAGATCCAGGTACGGGCGATCCCGCCGCGGACCTGCGGGCGGCGCTTGAGGATGCAAACGCGGCAATCCAGGAGGGGCAGGCAGCGCTGGCTGAAGGCGATTTCGCAGCGTACGGCGAAGCGCAGGAGCGGCTCGACCAGGCTCTCCAGCGCGCGCTCGACGCCGAAACCCGCCTTTCAGAAGCAGGCGGCGAGCCTACCGAATAG
- a CDS encoding PDZ domain-containing protein codes for MTLLTQPLSQDTIQPDHGPRKRDPRFTVMWASGLLAAGLGVAAVTLPAPYVIESPGPTFNTIGQIDSEPLISVDGRETYPTSGGLDLTTVFVSGSPGQPVSIFDAFRAWADPAQAVTPRELVYPPDVSESDIEERNAAAMTSSQESAVAAALSHLEVPYEETLSVVGLAQDSASEGILQEGDVLVAINGEPIESLEPLKDALNAAGGESVEITVLREGGEVIETVTPIESETGDYQLGVFLMSEFQFPFDVDVALNNVGGPSAGMMFALGIVDKLTEGELTGGEHFAGTGTIDSSGNVGPIGGIRQKLIGARDAGAEVFLAPAANCEEVVGHVPDGLRVVRVQTLDDAVDAVRTLGAENDDGAQLASCES; via the coding sequence GTGACACTCTTGACCCAGCCGCTTTCCCAGGACACGATCCAGCCTGACCACGGCCCCCGGAAACGTGATCCCCGCTTCACGGTGATGTGGGCGTCTGGTCTACTCGCGGCGGGGTTGGGCGTGGCAGCGGTGACATTGCCGGCGCCGTATGTCATCGAATCTCCGGGCCCGACGTTCAACACCATCGGCCAGATTGACTCGGAGCCGTTGATCAGCGTGGACGGGCGCGAAACCTACCCGACCAGCGGAGGTCTGGACCTGACAACGGTGTTCGTATCGGGCAGTCCCGGACAGCCGGTCAGTATCTTCGACGCGTTTCGCGCGTGGGCAGATCCTGCACAGGCGGTAACTCCCCGTGAACTGGTCTACCCGCCGGATGTTTCCGAATCCGATATCGAGGAGCGCAACGCTGCGGCCATGACCTCGTCGCAGGAGTCGGCCGTCGCTGCCGCCCTCTCGCACCTTGAAGTTCCCTATGAAGAAACGCTGTCAGTTGTCGGGCTGGCACAGGATTCTGCGTCGGAGGGCATCCTGCAGGAGGGGGACGTGCTGGTAGCCATCAATGGCGAGCCGATCGAGTCATTGGAGCCGTTGAAGGACGCGCTCAACGCAGCCGGCGGGGAGAGCGTCGAAATCACGGTCCTGCGTGAAGGCGGGGAGGTTATCGAGACAGTCACACCGATCGAGTCGGAGACCGGCGACTACCAACTCGGCGTGTTCCTGATGTCCGAGTTCCAGTTCCCCTTCGACGTCGACGTCGCGCTGAACAACGTCGGTGGCCCGTCAGCGGGCATGATGTTCGCGCTGGGCATCGTGGACAAGCTCACCGAGGGGGAGCTGACCGGTGGGGAGCACTTCGCCGGAACCGGAACCATCGACTCGTCGGGCAACGTGGGCCCCATTGGTGGAATCCGCCAGAAACTCATCGGCGCGCGCGACGCCGGAGCCGAGGTTTTCCTGGCACCGGCTGCGAATTGCGAAGAGGTTGTCGGCCACGTACCCGACGGCCTGCGCGTGGTGCGCGTGCAGACCCTCGATGATGCGGTGGACGCTGTCCGCACCCTGGGGGCAGAGAACGACGACGGCGCCCAGCTTGCATCCTGCGAGAGCTGA
- a CDS encoding zinc-dependent metalloprotease — protein sequence MSSNPSNNDDDTPKDPLSEMLERLMGGNMQGMDPKEIAKAAGLPNDPQTMAMMMQQVQAMFSAQSEGPVNWTLAREQARRAAATGGDPSVSSKEQREVDDALRLAEMWLDPVTDFPATALLGRAWSRAEWVEATMGTWQRLTEPVATSIALALSNAITEQMPEEMKTMMGGAASMLQNMGGAMFGMQLGQAVGALSRDVVSSTDIGIPLAENSMALLPANVASFGEGLDIPDEDIRLFLATREAAHVRLFTHVPWLTGHLLGAIESFARGIHIDMSKIEDVARDIDPSNPESVQAALSQGVFMPERTPAQDAALARLETTLALVEGWVDELTAAATVNLPSSVSLREMVRRRRATGGPAENAFASLVGLELRPRRLRDAAALWEQLLGERGIAGRDAIWQHPDLLPTPEDLDDPAGFSKRRQLAESADADVDAALQKLLDGGFDSPAGSSQNEPGTAGPDGGDASPNGEDSAPDTGSEDGDEDQPKNDDGPRS from the coding sequence ATGAGTTCCAACCCGTCGAACAACGACGACGACACCCCCAAGGATCCCCTCTCCGAGATGCTGGAGCGGCTCATGGGCGGCAACATGCAGGGCATGGATCCGAAGGAGATCGCGAAGGCGGCCGGCCTGCCGAACGATCCCCAGACCATGGCCATGATGATGCAGCAGGTCCAGGCAATGTTCTCCGCCCAGTCGGAAGGCCCGGTGAACTGGACCCTTGCCCGCGAACAGGCCAGGCGGGCAGCTGCCACAGGCGGGGATCCCTCCGTCAGCAGCAAGGAACAGCGGGAAGTTGATGACGCCCTGCGCCTCGCCGAGATGTGGCTGGATCCCGTCACGGACTTTCCGGCGACTGCCCTGCTCGGCCGTGCATGGTCCCGCGCCGAGTGGGTGGAAGCAACAATGGGAACCTGGCAACGCCTCACGGAGCCGGTCGCCACGAGTATCGCCCTCGCCCTCTCCAACGCCATCACCGAGCAGATGCCCGAAGAGATGAAAACCATGATGGGCGGCGCCGCGTCGATGCTGCAGAACATGGGCGGAGCGATGTTCGGAATGCAGCTCGGGCAGGCTGTCGGAGCCCTGTCCCGCGATGTCGTCAGTTCTACGGACATCGGCATCCCGCTGGCCGAAAACAGCATGGCCCTGTTGCCAGCCAACGTTGCCTCGTTCGGCGAAGGCCTGGACATTCCGGACGAAGATATCCGGCTCTTCCTGGCCACGCGGGAGGCAGCGCACGTGCGTCTGTTCACCCACGTGCCATGGCTGACCGGCCACCTGCTGGGTGCGATCGAAAGCTTCGCTCGAGGTATCCACATTGATATGTCGAAGATTGAGGATGTCGCAAGGGACATCGACCCGTCCAACCCCGAGTCCGTGCAGGCGGCCCTGTCCCAGGGGGTATTCATGCCTGAGCGCACGCCCGCGCAGGATGCTGCACTTGCCCGGCTGGAGACCACGCTCGCCCTGGTCGAGGGCTGGGTGGATGAGCTCACTGCGGCAGCCACCGTCAACCTCCCCTCCTCCGTTTCCCTCCGCGAAATGGTACGACGACGGCGGGCCACCGGCGGGCCGGCGGAAAACGCCTTCGCCTCCCTCGTTGGCCTGGAATTGCGGCCCCGCCGGCTGCGGGACGCGGCCGCGCTGTGGGAACAGCTCCTCGGGGAACGCGGGATTGCCGGACGCGACGCGATCTGGCAACACCCTGATCTTCTCCCCACCCCCGAGGACCTCGACGACCCGGCTGGCTTCAGCAAGCGGCGCCAACTCGCGGAATCGGCAGACGCCGACGTCGATGCCGCTCTGCAGAAGCTACTCGACGGCGGGTTCGACTCACCAGCCGGTTCCTCCCAAAATGAGCCGGGAACCGCCGGGCCAGATGGCGGCGATGCCAGCCCCAACGGTGAGGATTCAGCACCCGACACCGGTTCCGAAGACGGGGACGAGGACCAGCCGAAGAACGACGACGGCCCGCGCAGCTAG
- a CDS encoding M48 family metallopeptidase, which produces MSDEISNQRNRFPVEVRRSARRRRTVSVDLRDGVAVVSIPATFTRRQEQQWVERMVAKLHAKSVRPAESESALTVRAAELSTRYLAGKGLPDSIRWVTNQNSRWGSATPVARAIRLSHKLQGMPEWVVDYVILHEMAHLIEPSHNSRFWALLKAYPHTETAKAFLQGAAFAADHGLSGR; this is translated from the coding sequence ATGAGCGATGAAATCTCGAACCAGCGCAACCGGTTTCCTGTTGAGGTTCGGCGTTCTGCCCGTCGGCGACGCACCGTCAGCGTAGATCTGCGGGACGGTGTCGCTGTGGTGTCCATTCCCGCAACGTTTACGCGCCGGCAGGAGCAGCAGTGGGTCGAGCGCATGGTCGCGAAGCTGCACGCAAAATCGGTGCGTCCCGCGGAATCAGAGTCGGCGTTGACCGTCCGTGCCGCAGAACTGTCTACCCGCTACCTCGCCGGTAAGGGCCTCCCGGACAGCATCCGGTGGGTCACTAACCAGAATTCACGCTGGGGTTCGGCAACGCCCGTCGCCCGCGCCATCAGACTCTCCCACAAGCTGCAGGGCATGCCCGAATGGGTTGTTGACTACGTCATCCTTCACGAGATGGCGCATCTGATCGAACCATCGCATAACAGCCGGTTCTGGGCACTACTCAAGGCGTACCCGCACACCGAAACCGCGAAGGCGTTCCTGCAGGGCGCAGCCTTCGCCGCCGACCACGGCCTGAGCGGCCGTTAG